In the genome of Saccharomonospora viridis DSM 43017, one region contains:
- a CDS encoding ribonuclease HII, whose product MSADGVGLLRPPRAVIRGDISWALQAALDRRGLGPVVGVDEAGRGACAGPLVVAACVLRPGDGAKLPELADSKSLTPLARDRVYERILRRALDYSIVVIPPAEIDVQGVHTANIEGMRRAVAALSQRPGYVLLDGFRVPGLPAPSVPVLKGDRAVACVAAASVLAKVTRDRIMVGLHAEYPVYGFEVHKGYTTVEHRTALAEHGPCEAHRWSFANVASAAAAHGLHPPRRVLLSAAALRAEVATGTHVVAAAGAGTPVMRENGASADDELQGARGGARVS is encoded by the coding sequence GTGAGCGCTGACGGTGTGGGCCTCCTTCGCCCACCTCGTGCCGTTATCCGTGGCGACATCTCGTGGGCGTTGCAAGCGGCCTTGGACCGGCGGGGGCTGGGGCCCGTGGTCGGCGTCGACGAGGCCGGTCGAGGAGCCTGTGCCGGCCCGCTCGTGGTGGCCGCGTGTGTGTTGCGTCCCGGGGACGGGGCGAAGCTGCCTGAACTTGCGGATTCCAAGTCGCTCACGCCATTGGCGCGGGACCGCGTGTACGAGCGGATCCTGCGGCGGGCGTTGGATTACTCGATCGTGGTGATCCCACCCGCCGAGATCGACGTGCAGGGTGTCCACACCGCGAACATCGAAGGGATGCGGCGGGCGGTCGCGGCGTTGTCGCAGCGGCCGGGCTACGTGTTGCTCGACGGTTTCCGCGTGCCGGGACTGCCCGCGCCGAGTGTTCCGGTGTTGAAAGGCGATCGTGCGGTGGCGTGTGTCGCGGCGGCCTCGGTGCTCGCGAAGGTGACCAGGGACCGGATCATGGTGGGACTGCATGCCGAGTACCCGGTGTACGGCTTCGAGGTGCACAAGGGGTACACGACCGTCGAGCACCGCACGGCGCTGGCCGAGCACGGACCTTGTGAGGCGCATCGCTGGTCGTTCGCGAACGTGGCTTCCGCGGCGGCCGCGCACGGCTTGCATCCGCCCCGGCGGGTCCTGCTCAGCGCTGCCGCGTTGCGGGCGGAGGTCGCCACTGGTACGCATGTCGTCGCGGCGGCGGGTGCCGGTACACCGGTAATGAGGGAGAATGGAGCTTCTGCCGACGACGAATTGCAAGGCGCGCGAGGAGGAGCTCGAGTTTCATGA
- a CDS encoding YifB family Mg chelatase-like AAA ATPase — MALARTWSIALLGIEGRLVEIEADIGAGMPGTKLVGLPDPGLREAKDRVRAAVRNSRQTWPDTKVTLGLFPANLPKVGSSYDLGIAVAVLAASASVPADKLGGTVLLGELALDGRLRSVPGVLPALLAARRVGYRRAVVPVGSVPEAALVEGVEVFGAASLVDVVGWLRGESELCRPDPAEPIDIRNVPDLADVVGQPEARWALEVAAAGGHHLLLTGPPGVGKTMLATRLPGLLPPLSKDEALEVAAIRSVDGSLPRSEPPTCVPPFVAPHHSISPAAFVGGGNGLAAPGAISKAHRGVLFLDEAAELGSDRLEALRTVLEEGEIRLARVKGVVRYPASFQLVLASNPCPCAPPRETECTCTPAARRRYLSRLSGPLLDRVDLRVRMRPVTAMRVSDLQRPESTERVRQRVVAARERAAARWADYGWRVNAAVPGPALWREFALPRDVTALVERGLRRGALTARGADRCLRVAWTLADLAGASQPDGDHVAAALEFRERRAA, encoded by the coding sequence ATGGCGCTGGCTCGAACCTGGTCGATCGCCTTGCTCGGCATCGAAGGACGGCTGGTCGAGATCGAGGCGGATATCGGTGCCGGCATGCCCGGCACCAAACTCGTGGGACTGCCCGATCCCGGGTTACGTGAGGCCAAGGACAGAGTCCGGGCCGCCGTTCGGAACAGCCGCCAGACCTGGCCCGACACCAAGGTCACCCTGGGGCTTTTCCCCGCGAACCTGCCCAAGGTCGGTTCGTCGTACGACCTCGGTATCGCGGTGGCTGTGCTCGCGGCTTCGGCGTCCGTGCCCGCGGACAAACTCGGTGGCACGGTCTTACTCGGGGAATTGGCGCTGGACGGTCGTCTCCGTAGTGTTCCCGGGGTGTTGCCGGCCCTCCTGGCGGCACGCCGCGTCGGTTACCGGCGTGCTGTCGTTCCCGTCGGCTCGGTGCCGGAGGCGGCGCTCGTCGAGGGGGTCGAGGTGTTCGGCGCCGCCAGCCTGGTCGACGTCGTCGGCTGGTTGCGTGGGGAATCGGAGTTGTGCCGCCCTGATCCGGCCGAGCCGATAGACATTCGGAATGTTCCCGATCTGGCCGACGTGGTGGGGCAGCCGGAGGCGCGGTGGGCCTTGGAGGTGGCCGCTGCGGGGGGACATCACTTGCTCCTCACCGGGCCACCCGGTGTCGGCAAAACCATGCTCGCCACTCGTCTGCCAGGGTTGCTCCCACCGTTGTCCAAGGACGAAGCACTGGAGGTGGCGGCCATCCGATCGGTGGATGGTTCGTTGCCCCGGTCGGAGCCACCCACCTGTGTGCCGCCGTTCGTCGCGCCTCATCACTCGATCTCGCCGGCAGCGTTCGTCGGGGGCGGTAACGGACTCGCGGCTCCGGGGGCCATCAGCAAAGCCCATCGTGGGGTTCTGTTCCTCGACGAAGCCGCGGAGCTCGGGTCGGACCGGTTGGAGGCCCTGCGCACGGTGCTCGAAGAGGGGGAGATCCGTCTTGCTCGGGTCAAAGGCGTCGTGCGGTATCCGGCCTCGTTCCAATTGGTCCTTGCGAGCAATCCCTGTCCGTGTGCGCCGCCTCGGGAAACGGAATGCACCTGTACCCCGGCTGCGCGACGCCGATACCTGAGCAGACTGTCGGGGCCTTTGCTCGACCGAGTGGACTTGCGGGTCCGCATGCGTCCGGTCACCGCTATGCGGGTCTCCGACCTACAGCGACCCGAGTCCACCGAGCGGGTGCGGCAGCGTGTTGTGGCGGCGCGGGAGCGCGCGGCCGCACGTTGGGCCGACTACGGATGGCGTGTCAACGCCGCCGTACCCGGCCCCGCTTTGTGGCGGGAGTTCGCTCTACCCCGCGACGTCACGGCCCTGGTGGAACGCGGACTGCGGCGTGGAGCGCTTACGGCCAGAGGCGCCGACCGTTGCCTCCGTGTCGCCTGGACGTTGGCCGACCTCGCCGGAGCGTCCCAGCCCGATGGCGATCACGTCGCCGCCGCTCTCGAATTCCGCGAACGAAGGGCGGCGTGA
- the rplS gene encoding 50S ribosomal protein L19 — protein sequence MNTLDALDAESLRSDIPYFRPGDTLKVHVRVIEGNRERNQVFEGVVIRRQGGGVRETFTVRKVSFGVGVERTFPVHSPNIAKIEVVKRGDVRRAKLYYLRDLHGKAAKIRERRETPSAS from the coding sequence ATGAACACGCTGGACGCGTTGGACGCCGAGTCGCTGCGTTCTGACATCCCCTACTTTCGCCCGGGCGACACGCTGAAGGTCCACGTCCGCGTCATCGAGGGCAACCGCGAGCGCAACCAGGTGTTCGAAGGCGTGGTCATCCGCCGCCAGGGCGGTGGTGTCCGCGAGACCTTCACCGTGCGCAAGGTCTCCTTCGGTGTCGGCGTGGAGCGTACGTTCCCGGTGCACTCGCCGAACATCGCCAAGATCGAGGTTGTCAAGCGCGGTGACGTGCGTCGTGCGAAGCTGTACTACCTCCGCGACCTGCACGGCAAGGCCGCCAAGATCAGGGAGCGTCGCGAGACGCCCTCTGCGTCCTGA
- a CDS encoding DUF2469 domain-containing protein — protein sequence MSAEDLEKYETEMELSLYREYRDIVGQFSYVVETERRFYLANAVDVQVRDGGGDVYFEVRMSDAWVWDMYRPARFVKNVRVITFKDVNVEELDKPELRLPDDGPFSA from the coding sequence ATGAGCGCAGAGGATCTCGAGAAATACGAGACCGAGATGGAGCTGTCGCTGTACCGCGAGTACCGCGACATCGTCGGGCAGTTCTCGTACGTCGTGGAGACGGAGCGGCGCTTCTACCTGGCCAATGCCGTGGACGTGCAGGTACGTGACGGTGGTGGCGACGTGTATTTCGAGGTGAGGATGTCCGACGCCTGGGTGTGGGACATGTATCGCCCGGCGCGCTTCGTCAAGAACGTTCGGGTGATCACCTTCAAGGACGTCAACGTGGAGGAGCTCGACAAGCCGGAGTTGCGTCTGCCCGACGACGGCCCCTTCAGCGCCTGA
- the trmD gene encoding tRNA (guanosine(37)-N1)-methyltransferase TrmD, with protein sequence MRIDVITIFPEYLQPLRAALLGRALDRGLLELGVHDLRDWTHDVHRAVDDAPYGGGPGMVMKPQVWGEALDDVCGEHTRLIVPTPAGRRFDQQVAREYARERHLVFACGRYEGIDQRVMTDAARRMRVDEVSIGDYVLVGGEAAVLVIVEAVVRLLPGVLGNPVSAEQDSFSDGLLEGPSYTRPEVWRGLAVPSVLRSGNHALIDRWRRDESLARTFHRRPDLLERLPEGSLDERDLQVLDRLRREADE encoded by the coding sequence CTGCGCATCGACGTCATCACGATCTTTCCGGAGTACCTGCAGCCGTTGCGCGCGGCCTTGTTGGGCCGGGCCCTCGACCGTGGGCTGTTGGAGCTCGGTGTCCACGATCTGCGGGATTGGACGCACGATGTGCACCGAGCCGTCGACGACGCCCCTTACGGCGGTGGTCCCGGCATGGTGATGAAGCCGCAGGTCTGGGGCGAGGCGCTCGACGACGTGTGTGGCGAGCACACCCGTTTGATCGTGCCCACTCCCGCCGGTCGACGGTTCGACCAACAGGTGGCCCGGGAGTACGCGCGTGAGCGCCACCTCGTGTTCGCCTGCGGTCGTTACGAAGGCATAGACCAGCGAGTGATGACCGATGCCGCGCGCCGCATGCGTGTGGACGAAGTCTCGATCGGTGATTACGTGCTGGTCGGGGGAGAGGCGGCGGTGCTCGTGATCGTCGAGGCCGTCGTGCGGTTGCTGCCGGGTGTGTTGGGCAACCCGGTCTCGGCCGAGCAGGACTCGTTCTCCGACGGTTTGCTGGAAGGACCGAGCTACACCCGCCCCGAGGTGTGGCGGGGGCTGGCCGTGCCGTCCGTGCTGCGTTCGGGCAATCACGCGCTCATCGACCGGTGGCGCCGGGACGAGTCGTTGGCGAGGACCTTCCACCGCAGACCTGATCTGTTGGAGCGATTGCCGGAAGGTAGTCTGGACGAGCGTGACCTCCAAGTGCTTGACCGGCTTCGCCGGGAGGCCGATGAGTGA
- the rimM gene encoding ribosome maturation factor RimM (Essential for efficient processing of 16S rRNA), with translation MQVVVGRIVKPHGIRGEVAVDVRTDSPEERFAPETVLTGKMRDGRTRPLTVAAVRPHGGRLLVRFLEVPDRTAAEEIRGATLLIDVDELPPIDDPDEFYDHELEGLRAELDDGTVVGTVREVVHSPGGELLAVEVEESGRRREVLVPFVAAIVPRVEVDRGRIVLDPPEGLLDV, from the coding sequence GTGCAGGTCGTTGTGGGGCGGATCGTGAAGCCGCACGGTATCCGCGGTGAAGTCGCCGTGGATGTGCGCACCGACTCCCCGGAGGAGCGTTTCGCGCCGGAAACGGTGCTCACGGGGAAGATGCGGGACGGCCGCACCCGACCGCTGACCGTCGCAGCCGTCCGCCCTCACGGCGGACGGCTGCTCGTGCGGTTCCTCGAGGTCCCGGATCGGACGGCGGCCGAGGAGATCCGCGGCGCCACGCTGCTGATCGATGTCGACGAACTACCGCCGATCGACGATCCCGACGAGTTCTACGATCACGAGCTCGAAGGGCTTCGGGCCGAACTCGACGACGGCACGGTGGTCGGCACCGTGCGTGAGGTCGTGCACTCGCCCGGTGGTGAGTTGCTGGCCGTGGAGGTCGAGGAGTCCGGAAGGCGACGCGAGGTGTTGGTACCGTTCGTGGCCGCGATCGTGCCGCGTGTCGAGGTCGACCGAGGGCGGATCGTGCTCGACCCGCCCGAGGGGCTGCTCGATGTCTGA
- a CDS encoding RNA-binding protein — protein MSFLADSLEHLVRGIVDNPDDVQVELITTRRGRTLEVHVHPDDLGKVIGRGGRTATALRTVMGAVGGRGVRVDVVDTDR, from the coding sequence GTGAGTTTTCTCGCCGATTCCCTCGAACACCTGGTGCGCGGCATCGTCGACAACCCCGATGACGTGCAGGTGGAGTTGATCACCACTCGTCGGGGTCGGACCCTGGAGGTGCATGTGCACCCCGACGACCTCGGCAAGGTGATCGGCCGGGGTGGCCGTACGGCCACCGCTCTGCGCACCGTGATGGGAGCTGTCGGCGGTCGCGGCGTCCGGGTGGACGTCGTCGACACTGACCGATAG
- a CDS encoding YraN family protein, with product MSVPDEKGESRVALGRRGEDLAVEHLRRQGLVILERNWRCREGELDILATDGRTLVVCEVKTRSGRGYGIPTEAVTQDKRNRIRRLTLRWLASRRVAWCPLRFDVIAIECSPKEPPRLRHVVGAF from the coding sequence GTGAGCGTCCCGGATGAGAAGGGGGAATCGCGAGTCGCTCTGGGACGACGTGGTGAGGACCTGGCCGTCGAGCATCTCCGGCGACAGGGCCTGGTGATCCTGGAACGTAACTGGCGGTGTCGCGAGGGAGAGCTGGACATCCTCGCCACCGACGGCCGGACACTCGTCGTGTGTGAGGTGAAGACCCGGTCCGGGCGTGGTTACGGGATTCCGACGGAAGCCGTCACCCAGGACAAGCGCAACCGCATCCGCAGGTTGACCTTGCGCTGGTTGGCGAGTCGACGGGTGGCATGGTGCCCGTTGCGTTTCGACGTGATCGCCATCGAGTGCTCTCCGAAAGAGCCACCGCGGCTCCGGCATGTCGTGGGGGCGTTCTGA
- the lepB gene encoding signal peptidase I — MVESVPSNAAEDEPGRPDDENDTKAFPNAASSESGDPPPSGAREPADSEVSKAPRTPEGSEEQEKAKKQAKQRSFWKELPILIVVALVLAFLIQQFVARVYMIPSGSMQQTLHGCPGCTPDRILVDKITYRFTDPSPGDVVVFRGPDPWVEDDPPTNSSSNPIAGFFQNIGAAFGLAPPDERDFVKRIIAVGGQTVECCDEENRVVVDGKPLHEPYIYWQGGEREQREFGPVTVPEGTVWVMGDNRNNSSDSRYQGGGGERGVVPEENIIGKARFIVLPPSRWGVVSDYNPQVHAEPVSAMNAPAWQQGLPLAAGILAAWPTLFVGRKIGAGVRRAVTRLVGRER, encoded by the coding sequence GTGGTGGAGTCAGTGCCCTCGAACGCTGCGGAAGACGAGCCGGGTCGCCCCGACGACGAGAATGACACGAAGGCGTTTCCGAACGCCGCCTCATCCGAGTCGGGCGATCCGCCTCCTTCCGGAGCGCGGGAGCCTGCTGACTCAGAGGTGTCCAAAGCCCCCCGAACGCCCGAGGGCTCTGAGGAGCAGGAGAAGGCGAAGAAGCAGGCCAAGCAGCGTTCCTTCTGGAAAGAGCTGCCGATCCTCATCGTCGTCGCGCTCGTACTGGCGTTTCTCATCCAGCAGTTCGTCGCCCGGGTGTACATGATCCCGTCGGGCTCGATGCAGCAGACGCTGCACGGCTGTCCCGGGTGCACCCCGGACCGGATCCTCGTCGACAAGATCACTTACCGCTTCACCGATCCGAGTCCGGGGGACGTCGTGGTCTTCCGCGGGCCCGATCCGTGGGTGGAGGACGATCCCCCGACGAACTCGTCCAGTAATCCGATCGCGGGCTTCTTCCAGAACATCGGGGCCGCGTTCGGGCTCGCTCCTCCGGACGAGCGGGATTTCGTCAAGCGCATCATCGCCGTCGGTGGGCAGACCGTCGAATGCTGCGACGAGGAGAACCGGGTCGTGGTCGACGGCAAACCGCTGCACGAGCCGTACATCTACTGGCAGGGCGGCGAGCGCGAGCAACGTGAGTTCGGTCCCGTGACCGTGCCGGAGGGGACCGTCTGGGTGATGGGGGACAACCGCAACAACTCATCCGACTCCCGCTACCAGGGCGGCGGTGGTGAACGCGGTGTCGTCCCCGAGGAAAACATCATCGGCAAGGCGCGGTTCATCGTGCTGCCTCCGTCCCGTTGGGGCGTGGTGAGCGACTACAACCCGCAGGTGCACGCCGAGCCGGTCTCGGCGATGAACGCGCCGGCATGGCAGCAGGGACTACCTTTGGCGGCGGGTATCCTGGCGGCTTGGCCCACGCTCTTCGTGGGGCGGAAGATCGGCGCGGGAGTGCGCCGGGCAGTGACGAGGTTGGTCGGACGGGAGCGGTAG